The Cylindrospermopsis curvispora GIHE-G1 genome contains a region encoding:
- a CDS encoding pre-16S rRNA-processing nuclease YqgF, whose translation MNNINGIKTQCTILGFDPGRDKCGVAVMGIDRKLYHHEVVPAKQVIAHISDFRATFSISRIVMGNQTTAKTWKQQLEQELNPSLDIILVDERYTTLAARDRYWQMFPPRGLTNLVPKGLRQPPRAIDDIVAILLIERYLEELGICHKNTTSHPICDQ comes from the coding sequence ATGAATAATATAAATGGTATAAAAACACAGTGCACAATTTTAGGCTTTGACCCTGGACGTGACAAATGTGGTGTAGCAGTGATGGGAATAGACCGTAAACTTTACCATCATGAAGTTGTGCCAGCTAAACAGGTGATCGCCCATATTTCTGATTTCAGGGCAACTTTTTCCATTTCCAGAATTGTGATGGGAAATCAAACCACAGCTAAAACTTGGAAACAGCAACTGGAGCAGGAATTAAACCCCAGTTTGGATATTATCTTAGTAGATGAACGTTACACTACCTTAGCTGCAAGAGACCGTTATTGGCAGATGTTTCCTCCCAGAGGATTAACAAATCTCGTACCCAAAGGTTTACGTCAACCACCACGGGCTATAGATGATATTGTAGCAATTCTCCTAATTGAACGCTATCTTGAAGAACTGGGGATTTGCCACAAAAACACTACTAGTCATCCCATTTGTGACCAGTAG
- the folP gene encoding dihydropteroate synthase, which produces MANQASKLVIRQSCFNWGTKTYLMGILNVTPDSFSDGGEFNTIASAVAQARAMIAAGADIIDIGGQSTRPGAQQITLAEEMERVLSVLKVIRPEVPIPISIDTTRAAVAQAAVELGADMVNDISAGTYDPEMLSTVAKLDVPIVLMHIRGTPQTMQEYTQYQDVMGEIYDFLSQQINTAITLGIKGEKIIIDPGIGFAKNHQQNLQIIRELSRLKGLEVPILVGPSRKSFIGQILNQPNAKDRVWGTAAACCAAIFHGADILRVHDVSAIRDVSLVADAIYRYG; this is translated from the coding sequence ATGGCAAATCAAGCAAGTAAATTAGTTATTCGACAAAGCTGTTTTAACTGGGGGACAAAAACCTATTTAATGGGGATTTTAAATGTCACCCCCGACAGTTTTAGCGATGGTGGCGAATTCAACACAATTGCTAGTGCTGTAGCTCAAGCTCGCGCCATGATAGCTGCTGGGGCTGATATTATTGACATTGGTGGGCAATCAACTAGACCAGGGGCACAACAAATCACCCTCGCGGAAGAAATGGAACGGGTACTGTCAGTACTAAAGGTAATTAGACCAGAAGTGCCTATACCTATTTCAATAGATACTACCAGAGCCGCCGTGGCCCAAGCTGCTGTCGAATTGGGTGCTGATATGGTTAATGATATTTCTGCTGGAACCTATGATCCAGAAATGTTATCAACCGTGGCCAAGTTAGATGTGCCCATTGTCTTGATGCACATCCGAGGAACTCCCCAAACTATGCAAGAGTATACTCAATACCAAGATGTAATGGGTGAGATTTATGATTTTTTGTCCCAGCAAATAAATACTGCAATTACCTTGGGGATCAAAGGAGAAAAAATAATTATTGATCCCGGTATTGGTTTTGCCAAAAATCATCAACAAAATTTACAAATTATTCGGGAATTGTCCAGGTTAAAAGGCCTTGAAGTCCCCATTTTGGTCGGCCCATCTCGGAAAAGTTTTATCGGCCAAATTTTGAATCAACCAAATGCAAAGGATCGCGTGTGGGGAACGGCCGCAGCTTGTTGTGCAGCCATTTTTCATGGTGCTGATATTCTCAGGGTTCATGATGTTAGTGCCATACGGGATGTGTCCCTTGTTGCTGATGCTATTTATAGATATGGCTAA
- a CDS encoding SPFH domain-containing protein, whose protein sequence is MEPIIAIALALMGYAFGSTKLVSQGNEALVERLGRYHRKLKPGINFIVPLLDQIVMEDTNREQILDISPQNVISKDGVYLEVDAVVYWRIIDIERSFYAVDDLQEALNNLAVTTVREILAQNTLEESNMARSNIDKTLIDQLNLTSQTWGVEIMRLDFQRITPPESVRKSMEEERAAEIKKRAVISAAEGERQAAIKKAEGTRTSMEIISEALRAHPESKDILRYLVAQDYVQASQKLGESNNAKIVFVDPANSTGMFEELISQPGQEDEGKRPGNGKK, encoded by the coding sequence ATGGAGCCAATTATTGCTATAGCTTTAGCCCTTATGGGCTATGCCTTTGGATCTACCAAATTGGTTAGTCAAGGCAATGAAGCACTAGTGGAACGTCTAGGGCGGTATCATCGAAAACTGAAACCGGGAATTAACTTTATAGTTCCCCTACTAGATCAAATCGTCATGGAAGACACCAATAGAGAACAGATTTTAGATATTAGTCCCCAAAATGTGATTAGCAAGGATGGTGTTTATTTAGAAGTGGATGCGGTAGTTTATTGGCGTATTATAGACATAGAGAGAAGTTTTTATGCTGTTGATGATTTACAAGAGGCACTTAACAATTTAGCAGTAACCACAGTGCGAGAGATTCTAGCGCAGAATACCCTAGAAGAAAGTAACATGGCCAGGTCTAACATAGACAAAACCCTAATAGACCAGTTAAACTTGACCTCCCAGACCTGGGGGGTAGAAATCATGCGGTTAGATTTCCAAAGAATTACACCACCAGAAAGCGTAAGAAAATCCATGGAAGAAGAACGTGCAGCAGAAATTAAAAAGCGAGCAGTGATTTCCGCAGCGGAGGGAGAAAGACAAGCAGCAATCAAAAAAGCTGAGGGAACTAGAACATCTATGGAAATAATTTCCGAGGCCTTGCGTGCCCATCCTGAAAGTAAAGATATTTTACGGTATCTTGTGGCCCAGGATTATGTCCAAGCTAGTCAGAAGTTGGGAGAAAGCAACAACGCCAAAATTGTCTTTGTAGATCCAGCTAATTCCACGGGGATGTTTGAGGAGTTAATTTCCCAACCAGGACAAGAAGATGAGGGTAAAAGACCCGGTAATGGCAAAAAGTGA
- a CDS encoding SWIM zinc finger family protein translates to MIERTLEISREWWSQRWLDLLDSYRFKKRLERARNYSRQGNILSIEFQKSKVLGRVKGSEVEPYQVSLSLDIFSDEEWSYVIETMSRKSLFAAKLLAGEMPQNIEDVFTSNGLSLFPFTLNDVHSQCSCPDPAVPCKHIGAVYYQLSDRLSEDPFVLFELRGRSRERIIQDLRKLRSQKKLVNPPVQRLYTSEKNNQEENSPKLNTNPNPNQINDFWQYNDPLESSLVVISPNMGETVLDILGNIPLPKDQDNTVHVLGSSNDPTMKHLQNIYRDVSQKACLLAMNMG, encoded by the coding sequence ATGATAGAGAGAACTTTAGAAATCAGCAGAGAATGGTGGTCCCAAAGATGGTTAGACCTATTAGACTCCTATCGTTTTAAAAAGCGGTTAGAAAGAGCTAGAAACTATTCTCGACAAGGGAACATTTTGAGTATTGAATTTCAAAAATCTAAGGTTCTAGGGCGGGTGAAAGGTAGTGAAGTTGAACCATACCAAGTTTCCTTATCCCTTGATATATTTAGTGATGAGGAATGGAGCTATGTGATTGAAACTATGTCCCGTAAATCCCTATTTGCAGCTAAGTTACTAGCAGGAGAAATGCCTCAAAATATTGAAGATGTATTCACCAGTAATGGACTTTCATTATTTCCCTTTACCTTGAATGATGTCCATAGTCAATGTTCCTGTCCCGATCCAGCAGTACCCTGTAAACACATCGGAGCTGTTTATTATCAATTGAGCGATCGCCTGAGTGAAGATCCTTTTGTACTATTTGAATTACGGGGTAGAAGTAGAGAAAGAATAATTCAAGATTTAAGAAAATTAAGGAGTCAGAAAAAATTAGTTAACCCACCTGTCCAGAGATTATATACCAGCGAAAAAAATAACCAAGAAGAGAATTCCCCCAAACTAAATACTAACCCAAACCCTAATCAAATAAATGATTTTTGGCAATATAACGACCCACTGGAGTCATCCCTGGTGGTAATTTCTCCTAACATGGGAGAAACGGTATTAGATATTTTAGGAAATATTCCCCTACCCAAAGATCAAGACAATACAGTCCACGTCTTGGGTTCCAGTAACGATCCAACCATGAAACACTTACAAAATATTTACCGAGATGTTAGTCAAAAAGCCTGCTTATTGGCGATGAACATGGGTTAA
- the ntcA gene encoding global nitrogen regulator NtcA, with product MIVMQDKALANVFRQMATGAFPPVVETFERNKTIFFPGDPAERVYFLLRGAVKLSRVYEAGEEITVALLRENSVFGVLSLLTGNKSDRFYHAVAFTAVELLSSPIEQVEQALKENPELSMLMLRGLSSRILQTEMMIETLAHRDMGSRLVSFLLILCRDFGVPCADGVTVDLKLSHQAIAEAIGSTRVTVTRLLGDLREKKMISIHKKKITVHKPVALSKQFT from the coding sequence ATGATCGTAATGCAAGATAAAGCCCTGGCAAATGTTTTTCGTCAAATGGCAACGGGGGCTTTTCCCCCTGTTGTGGAGACGTTTGAACGCAACAAAACCATCTTTTTTCCCGGGGATCCGGCCGAACGAGTTTATTTTCTTCTCAGAGGTGCTGTGAAACTTTCCAGGGTGTATGAAGCGGGAGAAGAAATAACAGTGGCCCTGCTACGAGAAAATAGCGTTTTCGGTGTTTTGTCATTGCTAACAGGTAATAAATCAGACAGGTTTTACCATGCTGTTGCTTTTACTGCGGTGGAATTGCTCTCTTCGCCAATTGAGCAGGTAGAGCAGGCCCTCAAGGAAAATCCAGAATTGTCAATGCTTATGCTGCGAGGCCTCTCCTCGCGGATTCTGCAAACAGAGATGATGATTGAAACTCTTGCCCACCGAGACATGGGTTCTCGGTTAGTCAGTTTTCTGTTAATTCTCTGTCGCGACTTTGGTGTTCCCTGTGCTGATGGGGTTACTGTTGACCTCAAGTTATCCCATCAGGCGATCGCAGAAGCAATAGGTTCCACCCGAGTGACTGTAACCAGGTTACTAGGAGACTTGCGGGAGAAAAAAATGATTTCTATCCACAAGAAAAAAATCACTGTGCATAAACCAGTTGCATTAAGCAAGCAATTTACCTAA
- a CDS encoding DUF3146 family protein: protein MVSAKRLPETTAHVRITRQSWQHGFLEGDVSAGNFEWHFEWYFLRGELSIQPSRGRALIRDPLGRFLEKQDYQLEPGGDYTFTIRAEI from the coding sequence ATGGTCAGCGCTAAACGTTTACCAGAAACTACTGCCCACGTGAGAATCACCCGTCAATCCTGGCAACATGGCTTTCTGGAAGGTGATGTCAGTGCTGGCAATTTTGAATGGCATTTTGAATGGTATTTTCTCCGGGGAGAACTTTCCATTCAACCCTCTCGGGGAAGGGCCTTGATTAGGGATCCCCTGGGACGCTTTTTAGAAAAACAAGATTATCAATTGGAACCAGGAGGAGATTATACTTTTACTATTCGGGCCGAAATATGA
- a CDS encoding polyribonucleotide nucleotidyltransferase: MAEIDKSISFDGRDIRLKVGLLAPQAGGSVLIESGDTAVLVTATRSEAREGVDFLPLTVDYEERLYAAGRIPGGIMRREGRPPERAILTSRLIDRPLRPLFPSWLRDDLQIIALTLSMDELVPPDVLAVTGASIATLIAQIPFYGPMAAVRVGLVGDDFIINPTYAEIEAGDLDLVVAGSPDGVIMVEAGANQLPERDIIEAIDFGYEAVRDLIQAQRDLIAELGLTIVHQEPPIPDQSLENYIRDRASEEIKKILAQFELTKTERDAALDVVKSAIASSIESLGEEDPIRIAATANSQVLDNTFKDITKYFMRRQIVEDNVRVDGRKLDEVRPVSSQVGVLPRRVHGSGLFNRGLTQVLSACTLGTPGDAQSLSDDLQVDQSKRYLHHYNFPPFSVGETKPLRAPGRREIGHGALAERAILPVLPTKEQFPYVIRVVSEVLSSNGSTSMGSVCGSTLALMDAGVPITKPVSGAAMGLIKEGSEVRVLTDIQGIEDFLGDMDFKVAGTDTGITALQMDMKISGLSLDVIKQAVDQARDARLHILDKMLQTIDKPRTETSPFAPRLVTIKIDPDMIGLVIGPGGKTIKGITEETGAKIDIEDSGIVTISAIDEGRAKRAKSIIQGMTRKLHEGDVYVGRVTRIIPIGAFVEFLPGKEGMIHISQLADYRVGKVEDEVAVGEEVIVKVREIDSKGRINLTRLGIHPDQAAAAREAAATNR, encoded by the coding sequence ATGGCAGAAATTGATAAGTCAATATCCTTTGATGGACGGGATATTCGACTGAAGGTCGGATTGTTAGCCCCTCAAGCAGGTGGTTCGGTGTTGATAGAATCGGGAGACACTGCCGTTTTGGTGACGGCCACAAGATCAGAAGCCAGAGAGGGCGTTGATTTTCTTCCCCTAACAGTAGATTATGAAGAAAGACTGTACGCTGCTGGAAGAATACCCGGTGGTATTATGCGCCGCGAGGGTCGGCCACCAGAAAGGGCTATTTTAACTAGTCGTTTGATTGACCGCCCATTGCGTCCCCTGTTCCCCTCCTGGTTAAGAGATGACCTGCAAATTATTGCTTTGACCCTCTCTATGGATGAGCTGGTGCCACCCGATGTGTTGGCTGTAACCGGAGCTTCTATCGCTACTCTGATTGCCCAAATTCCTTTTTATGGACCAATGGCAGCAGTACGTGTGGGTTTAGTTGGGGATGATTTTATTATTAACCCTACCTACGCCGAAATAGAAGCTGGTGATTTGGATTTGGTGGTTGCTGGCTCCCCCGATGGGGTAATTATGGTGGAAGCAGGAGCAAATCAGTTACCTGAACGGGATATTATTGAGGCCATTGACTTTGGTTATGAAGCAGTTAGGGATTTAATTCAAGCACAACGAGATTTAATTGCTGAACTGGGTTTGACTATTGTTCACCAAGAACCTCCAATACCCGATCAAAGTCTGGAAAACTATATCCGCGATCGCGCTAGTGAGGAAATTAAAAAAATACTCGCTCAGTTTGAATTAACTAAAACTGAACGCGATGCTGCCCTGGATGTAGTTAAAAGTGCGATCGCATCTAGCATTGAATCCCTTGGAGAGGAAGATCCTATTCGCATAGCTGCAACAGCTAATAGTCAAGTACTTGACAATACTTTTAAAGACATCACTAAGTACTTCATGCGTCGTCAAATTGTTGAAGACAATGTACGAGTAGATGGTCGCAAGTTAGATGAGGTACGTCCCGTTTCATCCCAGGTAGGAGTCCTACCCCGTCGTGTTCATGGCAGTGGATTATTTAATCGTGGATTAACTCAAGTATTGTCAGCTTGTACCCTTGGCACACCGGGGGATGCCCAAAGTTTAAGTGATGATTTACAAGTAGATCAGTCCAAACGTTACTTACATCATTACAATTTCCCTCCTTTCTCCGTAGGTGAAACTAAACCCTTGCGAGCCCCTGGAAGACGGGAAATAGGGCATGGAGCTTTAGCGGAAAGGGCAATTTTGCCTGTGCTTCCTACCAAAGAGCAATTCCCCTACGTCATTAGGGTGGTCTCGGAAGTTCTTTCTTCCAATGGCTCTACCTCCATGGGATCAGTTTGTGGATCTACCCTAGCTCTCATGGATGCGGGTGTTCCCATTACCAAACCTGTCAGCGGTGCTGCTATGGGTTTAATTAAGGAAGGATCGGAAGTACGGGTACTCACTGATATTCAGGGCATTGAAGACTTTTTGGGCGATATGGACTTTAAAGTGGCAGGTACTGATACGGGTATCACGGCACTACAAATGGACATGAAAATCTCTGGATTGTCTCTAGATGTAATTAAACAAGCCGTGGATCAGGCCAGGGATGCTCGATTGCACATTTTGGATAAGATGTTGCAAACTATAGACAAACCACGAACTGAAACTTCACCTTTTGCACCACGACTAGTCACAATTAAAATTGATCCTGATATGATTGGTTTAGTCATCGGTCCAGGCGGTAAGACCATCAAGGGTATTACGGAAGAGACGGGTGCTAAAATCGACATTGAAGATAGTGGTATTGTGACCATTTCCGCCATAGATGAAGGTAGAGCCAAACGAGCAAAAAGTATAATTCAGGGCATGACCCGCAAGCTCCACGAGGGAGATGTATATGTGGGTCGTGTGACAAGGATTATACCAATTGGGGCCTTTGTGGAATTTTTACCTGGTAAGGAGGGCATGATCCATATTTCCCAGCTGGCCGATTATCGTGTAGGTAAGGTGGAAGATGAAGTAGCTGTTGGTGAGGAGGTAATTGTCAAGGTTCGTGAAATTGATAGCAAGGGGAGAATTAACCTGACACGATTGGGCATTCATCCAGATCAGGCAGCTGCTGCACGAGAAGCCGCAGCAACAAATCGCTAG
- a CDS encoding DUF3084 domain-containing protein has translation MATGYILIAAILILGGVIATLGDRIGTKVGKARLSLFNLRPKKTAVIVTIFTGSVISATTLAILFAADEGLRKGVFELEDIQKDLRNKREQLKTAEAQKINIENRLIAARKAQEEAKNQLIETNKSLQEANSKQKATQAKLDITTTKQIKTQTQLRGTQSKLGKVVVQYRQALGELENLYQQRQALQLAVGELRSERQQLYAQAQQAIDEAKNAVTKRDRELFNRKAIIAQRDRKIAGLDRLIQNRNLEIRKREQIIASREVQLGELEKQQQYLEQEVARLEKYYQSYRDLRLGKLALVRGQVIASAVVSVNKPSVANQVITQIFQEANNNASIQLNEPGTNQNNTDLLRISEERVEQLTKQIQDGREYVVRIFSAGNYVRGEKQIEFFADAMPNQLVFSAGQVLATTSADMKSMTSYQLRQRLDLVISASQFRARNAGIVERIEIDGTFLRFFSELEQSQQALEVKAVAAENIYTAGPLRVKLVAISNGKIVFST, from the coding sequence ATGGCCACTGGGTACATCCTCATAGCAGCAATTTTAATTTTGGGCGGTGTGATTGCCACCCTCGGCGATCGCATTGGTACCAAAGTAGGTAAAGCACGTTTATCTCTGTTTAATTTACGTCCCAAGAAAACGGCGGTTATTGTCACTATCTTTACGGGTAGTGTGATTTCCGCCACCACCTTGGCCATTTTATTTGCCGCCGACGAGGGTTTGAGAAAGGGTGTATTTGAGTTAGAAGATATTCAAAAAGATCTCAGAAACAAACGGGAACAATTAAAAACTGCTGAAGCTCAGAAGATTAATATAGAGAATAGACTAATTGCAGCTAGAAAAGCTCAAGAAGAAGCTAAAAACCAGCTTATAGAAACAAATAAGTCTTTACAAGAAGCAAATAGTAAACAAAAAGCTACACAAGCTAAACTTGACATTACTACTACAAAACAGATTAAAACTCAAACTCAACTCCGGGGAACCCAGAGCAAACTAGGTAAGGTTGTGGTTCAGTATAGACAGGCCCTGGGTGAACTGGAAAATTTATACCAACAACGCCAAGCCTTACAATTGGCAGTGGGAGAATTAAGAAGTGAACGTCAGCAGTTATATGCTCAAGCTCAACAAGCTATTGATGAGGCTAAAAATGCAGTTACCAAACGAGATCGAGAATTGTTCAACCGCAAAGCAATTATTGCACAGCGAGATCGAAAAATTGCTGGTTTGGATAGGCTAATTCAAAATCGCAATTTAGAAATTAGGAAACGAGAACAAATTATTGCTAGTAGAGAAGTGCAACTAGGGGAGCTAGAAAAACAGCAGCAGTATTTAGAACAAGAGGTAGCAAGATTGGAAAAATATTATCAGTCTTATCGCGACCTACGTTTGGGTAAATTGGCTTTGGTTCGTGGTCAGGTAATAGCATCTGCTGTAGTTAGTGTGAATAAACCTAGCGTTGCCAATCAGGTCATTACCCAAATATTTCAGGAAGCTAATAATAACGCCAGCATTCAATTAAATGAACCAGGAACCAACCAAAATAACACAGACTTACTACGTATAAGTGAAGAAAGGGTGGAACAACTGACTAAACAAATTCAGGATGGTAGGGAATATGTAGTGAGAATTTTTTCTGCTGGTAACTACGTAAGAGGGGAAAAACAAATAGAATTTTTTGCCGATGCTATGCCCAATCAACTGGTATTTTCTGCTGGTCAGGTATTGGCTACAACCTCTGCGGATATGAAAAGTATGACATCATATCAACTGCGTCAAAGGCTAGATCTAGTAATTTCTGCTTCCCAGTTCCGTGCCCGAAATGCTGGCATTGTGGAGAGAATAGAGATAGATGGCACTTTTTTACGATTTTTTTCTGAACTGGAGCAGTCTCAACAAGCTTTGGAAGTAAAAGCAGTTGCTGCAGAAAATATCTATACTGCAGGTCCTTTAAGAGTTAAACTGGTGGCAATATCCAATGGAAAAATTGTTTTTAGCACTTAA